A genomic region of Oryza glaberrima chromosome 1, OglaRS2, whole genome shotgun sequence contains the following coding sequences:
- the LOC127765629 gene encoding ENHANCER OF AG-4 protein 2-like, producing the protein MASRAAAVAVLLLAVAAAPLFAAASAHGRGYFGAKSWPPDGSLSSSSSGEAAAADVDDGHTDWKCYSSCMSKCCHRHDDDDDDKANAKANATAGAAAVGLDDDYKCKKQCLGNCFKDVPAVCYHKCVDDWCAKLPPYSSAKVQCYKKCGDKCFHHGPKPGPKPKPKPSPPKPKPGPKPKPPKPGPKPKPPKPGPKPKPKPPKPGPKPKPGPPQPWWPIPFPKPPCPPGADGSSSAVDDKNN; encoded by the exons ATGGCCTccagagcggcggcggtcgccgtcctcctcctcgccgtggcggcggcgccgctcttcgccgcggcgagcgcgcatGGCCGAGGCTACTTTGGTGCCAAG TCCTGGCCTCCTGACGGCAGCCTGAGCTCATCAAGCTCCGGCGAGGCTGCAGCGGCGGACGTCGACGACGGCCACACGGACTGGAAGTGCTACTCCTCCTGCATGAGCAAGTGCTGTCaccgccacgacgacgacgacgacgacaaggccAATGCCAAGGccaacgccaccgccggcgccgccgccgtcgggctcGACGATGACTACAAGTGCAAGAAGCAGTGCCTCGGCAACTGCTTCAAGGACGTGCCGGCCGTTTGCTACCACAAGTGCGTCGACGACTGGTGCGCGAAGCTGCCACCAT ATAGCTCCGCGAAGGTGCAGTGCTACAAGAAGTGCGGCGATAAATGCTTCCACCACGGCCCGAAGCCtgggcccaagcccaagcccaagccgaGCCCACCAAAACCCAAGCCTGGACCGAAGCCTAAGCCTCCCAAGCCTGGGCCAAAGCCGAAGCCTCCAAAGCCAgggccgaagccgaagccgaagccgccGAAGCCCGGGCCGAAGCCGAAGCCAGGGCCGCCACAGCCCTGGTGGCCTATACCATTCCCGAAGCCGCCGTGTCCCCCCGGCGCCGacgggtcgtcgtcggcggtcGACGACAAGAACAACTGA
- the LOC127765667 gene encoding uncharacterized protein LOC127765667, which yields MPVTREIIAGAGAGSAAAAAVLALLVAAAGGDELAAAVGSSSSIMPPCFHACFDQCVQREEYWFCQFSCYRRCGAGAIAIAIAAGRFSGAGDCEHACALSMCGQIDPGSKMMAVCRDTCGKSYAAAGCRRRPTSLTAAV from the coding sequence ATGCCTGTGACAAGGGAGATCATCgctggagccggagccggatcggcggcggcggcggctgtacTGGCGTTGCTggtcgcggccgccggcggtgacgaattagcggcggcggtgggtagcagcagcagcatcatgcCGCCCTGCTTCCACGCGTGCTTCGACCAGTGCGTGCAGCGCGAGGAGTACTGGTTCTGCCAGTTCTCCTGCTACCGCcggtgcggcgccggcgccatcgccattgccatcgccgccggccgcttctccggcgccggcgactgcGAGCACGCGTGCGCGCTGTCCATGTGCGGCCAGATCGACCCGGGCAGCAAGATGATGGCCGTGTGCCGCGACACGTGCGGCAAGagctacgccgccgccgggtgccgccgccggccgaccaGCCTTACGGCGGCAGTGTGA
- the LOC127765568 gene encoding protein MLN51 homolog isoform X2, with amino-acid sequence MADPTTPADAQPEQAHAAEKPPAAPLTPEEAEAEAETAGSGDDEEYVSDPDDALLPEMRRREASDDEGSEEGRARIGSDRGDGDDGDGQGAAEVYEDEAYEDDDEEYYDDLAEEEVGEGFEEEYDGRAEPPKEVASAQGEDGEKGDVEGEAAVEGDGEEKKEQEPFAVPTSGAFYMHDDRFQEESRGRRRRMFGGRKLWDAKDDQAWVHDRFEEMNLHEEHYEDKRMSRGRFRGRGGGGRTRGTGHGFARGGKYRGYNEDINNNHQNRPQKVVRGRGPRRYEAVAKNNRDVVGFQRKQPARSRESAASASAVRESGQTLNAQSEMAPPKKNVVNSSLNSASPPFYPSGASNPDFSVPAQRRDNMQAGGSNKVFPSSMKMDDNAKVQSGPAVRRDYGARDRFQHADGPVRQSPRSGGTSLNSSGFAASTVNHGQSSVVRTQGGNGIPSNNQSTSSLHQNPRAPTHQQSHTSVVHQKSGQVQTQSAMRIPTQQLNHRTGNPSTTQHLPVRSTESVENGLYPSSNKSNASSGAGKTNSQEAGRGSFMYGGAQVIGAAGAIGLAQGEQNFPGTPALLPVMQFGSQHPGGVGVPTVGMALPGYVAQQQMGMGNNEMTWLPLLTGAAGAFGGSYPPYIALDPAFYSRSSGQTSSSVPSRESIANKGASPPRNDIVNEEVDQRQNKPRRYSEMNFSQ; translated from the exons ATGGCCGacccgacgacgccggcggacGCGCAGCCGGAGCAGGCCCACGCCGCCGAGAAGCCCCCCGCGGCGCCGCTGACGcccgaggaggcggaggcggaggcggagacggcgggGTCCGGGGATGACGAGGAGTACGTGAGCGACCCCGACGACGCGCTGCTCCCGGAGATGCGGCGCCGGGAGGCCAGCGACGACGAGGGGtccgaggaggggagggcgcggatCGGGTCcgaccgcggcgacggcgacgacggcgacgggcagGGCGCAGCCGAGGTGTACGAGGACGAGGCCTACGAGGACGATGACGAGGAGTACTACGATGAtttggcggaggaggaggtcggcgagggcTTCGAGGAGGAGTACGACGGCCGCGCGGAGCCGCCCAAGGAGGTCGCCAGTGCCCAGGGGGAGGATGGGGAGAAGGGCGACgtggagggagaggcggcggtggaaggggatggagaagagaagaaggagcaGGAGCCGTTTGCGGTACCCACGTCCGGCGCCTTCTACATGCACGATGACCGCTTCCAAGAGGAGAGTCGTGGCCGCCGCAG GAGAATGTTTGGTGGGAGGAAGTTATGGGACGCTAAAGATGATCAAGCGTGGGTGCATGACAGATTTGAGGAAATGAATTTGCATGAGGAGCACTATGAG GATAAGCGAATGTCAAGGGGTCGCTTTAGAGGCCGTGGTGGTGGGGGTAGAACTCGGGGCACTGGTCATGGGTTTGCCAGAGGTGGAAAGTATCGCGGTTATAATGAAGATATCAACAACAACCACCAAAACCGACCCCAAAAGGTTGTTAGAGGGAGAGGACCTCGACGTTATGAAGCTGTTGCAAAGAACAACCGAGATGTTGTTGGATTCCAGCGGAAACA ACCTGCAAGATCACGAGAGTCTGCTGCAAGTGCTTCAGCCGTCAGAGAGAGTGGCCAAACTTTAAATGCGCAGTCAGAAATGGCCCCTCCTAAAAAGAATGTTGTGAATTCAAGCTTAAATTCAGCGTCACCACCATTTTATCCCTCTGGTGCCTCCAACCCAGATTTCTCTGTGCCAGCTCAAAGAAGGGACAATATGCAAGCAGGGGGTTCCAATAAAGTCTTTCCATCTTCTATGAAGATGGATGACAATGCAAAGGTACAATCTGGCCCAGCAGTTAGAAGGGATTATGGTGCACGTGACAGGTTTCAACATGCTGATGGTCCTGTTAGACAATCTCCAAGGAGTGGAGGAACATCGTTGAATTCATCAGGATTTGCAGCATCGACAGTTAATCATGGTCAATCTTCTGTTGTTAGAACTCAAGGAGGAAATGGGATTCCTTCAAACAATCAGTCCACTTCGTCTCTTCACCAAAATCCTAGGGCTCCTACACACCAGCAAAGTCACACATCAGTCGTGCACCAGAAGTCAGGGCAAGTGCAAACTCAATCTGCAATGAGAATACCAACTCAGCAGTTGAACCATCGCACTGGCAACCCGTCAACCACTCAGCATCTACCTGTTAGATCAACTGAAAGTGTTGAGAATGGTCTGTATCCTAGTTCGAACAAATCAAATGCATCATCTGGGGCAGGAAAAACCAACAGTCAGGAAGCCGGAAGGGGTTCCTTTATGTATGGTGGAGCCCAGGTTATTGGGGCTGCTGGGGCTATTGGTCTTGCCCAGGGCGAACAAAATTTTCCTGGCACTCCAGCTCTCCTTCCAG TCATGCAATTTGGCAGTCAGCATCCTGGTGGTGTTGGAGTTCCTACTGTTGGTATGGCCCTCCCTGGCTATGTGGCTCAACAGCAGATGGGAATGGGAAATAACGAAATGACATG GTTGCCACTGTTAACTGGTGCAGCTGGTGCTTTTGGAGGATCATATCCACCTTATATTGCTCTGGATCCAGCCTTTTACTCCAGATCTTCAGGACAGACCTCATCGTCAGTTCCTTCCAG GGAATCTATTGCTAACAAGGGGGCTTCCCCTCCTCGAAACG ATATTGTCAATGAAGAGGTTGATCAGCGTCAGAACAAGCCTAGGAG ATACTCAGAGATGAACTTCAGTCAGTGA
- the LOC127765568 gene encoding protein MLN51 homolog isoform X1, giving the protein MADPTTPADAQPEQAHAAEKPPAAPLTPEEAEAEAETAGSGDDEEYVSDPDDALLPEMRRREASDDEGSEEGRARIGSDRGDGDDGDGQGAAEVYEDEAYEDDDEEYYDDLAEEEVGEGFEEEYDGRAEPPKEVASAQGEDGEKGDVEGEAAVEGDGEEKKEQEPFAVPTSGAFYMHDDRFQEESRGRRSRRMFGGRKLWDAKDDQAWVHDRFEEMNLHEEHYEDKRMSRGRFRGRGGGGRTRGTGHGFARGGKYRGYNEDINNNHQNRPQKVVRGRGPRRYEAVAKNNRDVVGFQRKQPARSRESAASASAVRESGQTLNAQSEMAPPKKNVVNSSLNSASPPFYPSGASNPDFSVPAQRRDNMQAGGSNKVFPSSMKMDDNAKVQSGPAVRRDYGARDRFQHADGPVRQSPRSGGTSLNSSGFAASTVNHGQSSVVRTQGGNGIPSNNQSTSSLHQNPRAPTHQQSHTSVVHQKSGQVQTQSAMRIPTQQLNHRTGNPSTTQHLPVRSTESVENGLYPSSNKSNASSGAGKTNSQEAGRGSFMYGGAQVIGAAGAIGLAQGEQNFPGTPALLPVMQFGSQHPGGVGVPTVGMALPGYVAQQQMGMGNNEMTWLPLLTGAAGAFGGSYPPYIALDPAFYSRSSGQTSSSVPSRESIANKGASPPRNDIVNEEVDQRQNKPRRYSEMNFSQ; this is encoded by the exons ATGGCCGacccgacgacgccggcggacGCGCAGCCGGAGCAGGCCCACGCCGCCGAGAAGCCCCCCGCGGCGCCGCTGACGcccgaggaggcggaggcggaggcggagacggcgggGTCCGGGGATGACGAGGAGTACGTGAGCGACCCCGACGACGCGCTGCTCCCGGAGATGCGGCGCCGGGAGGCCAGCGACGACGAGGGGtccgaggaggggagggcgcggatCGGGTCcgaccgcggcgacggcgacgacggcgacgggcagGGCGCAGCCGAGGTGTACGAGGACGAGGCCTACGAGGACGATGACGAGGAGTACTACGATGAtttggcggaggaggaggtcggcgagggcTTCGAGGAGGAGTACGACGGCCGCGCGGAGCCGCCCAAGGAGGTCGCCAGTGCCCAGGGGGAGGATGGGGAGAAGGGCGACgtggagggagaggcggcggtggaaggggatggagaagagaagaaggagcaGGAGCCGTTTGCGGTACCCACGTCCGGCGCCTTCTACATGCACGATGACCGCTTCCAAGAGGAGAGTCGTGGCCGCCGCAG CAGGAGAATGTTTGGTGGGAGGAAGTTATGGGACGCTAAAGATGATCAAGCGTGGGTGCATGACAGATTTGAGGAAATGAATTTGCATGAGGAGCACTATGAG GATAAGCGAATGTCAAGGGGTCGCTTTAGAGGCCGTGGTGGTGGGGGTAGAACTCGGGGCACTGGTCATGGGTTTGCCAGAGGTGGAAAGTATCGCGGTTATAATGAAGATATCAACAACAACCACCAAAACCGACCCCAAAAGGTTGTTAGAGGGAGAGGACCTCGACGTTATGAAGCTGTTGCAAAGAACAACCGAGATGTTGTTGGATTCCAGCGGAAACA ACCTGCAAGATCACGAGAGTCTGCTGCAAGTGCTTCAGCCGTCAGAGAGAGTGGCCAAACTTTAAATGCGCAGTCAGAAATGGCCCCTCCTAAAAAGAATGTTGTGAATTCAAGCTTAAATTCAGCGTCACCACCATTTTATCCCTCTGGTGCCTCCAACCCAGATTTCTCTGTGCCAGCTCAAAGAAGGGACAATATGCAAGCAGGGGGTTCCAATAAAGTCTTTCCATCTTCTATGAAGATGGATGACAATGCAAAGGTACAATCTGGCCCAGCAGTTAGAAGGGATTATGGTGCACGTGACAGGTTTCAACATGCTGATGGTCCTGTTAGACAATCTCCAAGGAGTGGAGGAACATCGTTGAATTCATCAGGATTTGCAGCATCGACAGTTAATCATGGTCAATCTTCTGTTGTTAGAACTCAAGGAGGAAATGGGATTCCTTCAAACAATCAGTCCACTTCGTCTCTTCACCAAAATCCTAGGGCTCCTACACACCAGCAAAGTCACACATCAGTCGTGCACCAGAAGTCAGGGCAAGTGCAAACTCAATCTGCAATGAGAATACCAACTCAGCAGTTGAACCATCGCACTGGCAACCCGTCAACCACTCAGCATCTACCTGTTAGATCAACTGAAAGTGTTGAGAATGGTCTGTATCCTAGTTCGAACAAATCAAATGCATCATCTGGGGCAGGAAAAACCAACAGTCAGGAAGCCGGAAGGGGTTCCTTTATGTATGGTGGAGCCCAGGTTATTGGGGCTGCTGGGGCTATTGGTCTTGCCCAGGGCGAACAAAATTTTCCTGGCACTCCAGCTCTCCTTCCAG TCATGCAATTTGGCAGTCAGCATCCTGGTGGTGTTGGAGTTCCTACTGTTGGTATGGCCCTCCCTGGCTATGTGGCTCAACAGCAGATGGGAATGGGAAATAACGAAATGACATG GTTGCCACTGTTAACTGGTGCAGCTGGTGCTTTTGGAGGATCATATCCACCTTATATTGCTCTGGATCCAGCCTTTTACTCCAGATCTTCAGGACAGACCTCATCGTCAGTTCCTTCCAG GGAATCTATTGCTAACAAGGGGGCTTCCCCTCCTCGAAACG ATATTGTCAATGAAGAGGTTGATCAGCGTCAGAACAAGCCTAGGAG ATACTCAGAGATGAACTTCAGTCAGTGA
- the LOC127765677 gene encoding protein SODIUM POTASSIUM ROOT DEFECTIVE 3-like: protein MAARGLKKAFRWFPHSNEDHHHLEEDEGSSERRGLLRSHLEQVVPVTDLEDEPNASSSAVKEPKTVALKVSMHCHCCARKVEKQILKMEGVVSFKVELENKKVTVVGNVNPMEVLESICKVMKSAQILAAA, encoded by the exons ATGGCTGCAAGAGGTCTGAAGAAGGCTTTCCGTTGGTTTCCGCATTCCAATGAAGATCATCATCACCTGGAGGAAGACGAGGGAAGCAGCGAGAGGCGCGGCCTGCTGAGGAGCCACTTGGAACAGGTTGTGCCGGTCACTGATCTTGAAGACGAACCGAACGCATCATCATCAGCTGTGAAAGAACCAAAG ACAGTAGCACTGAAGGTGTCTATGCACTGCCATTGCTGCGCGAGGAAGGTTGAGAAGCAAATTTTGAAGATGGAAG GAGTGGTGTCCTTCAAGGTGGAGCTGGAGAACAAGAAGGTGACCGTGGTCGGCAATGTCAACCCCATGGAAGTCCTGGAGAGCATCTGCAAGGTGATGAAGTCTGCACAGATTTTGGCGGCTGCCTAG
- the LOC127765590 gene encoding uncharacterized protein LOC127765590 yields MEDDQILVEPDLAAELEQSLVDPTHELEQNLVEQGLVIGQEFVDVHACRRAVKDMAIAMHFELRVVKSDRSRFIAKCAREGCPWRVHVAKCHGVPTFTVRTLHGEHTCDGVRDLHHHQATVGWVARSVEATLRDNPQYKPKEILQDIREQHGVAVSYMQAWRGKERSMAAVHGTLEDGYRFLPAYCEQIVQTNPGSVAIYKGTGPDNSFQRLFVSFHASIHGFLNACRPLLEIDKADLKGKYLGTLLCASAVDAENMMFPLAFGIVDAESDENWMWFFSELRKMLGVNTDKMPVLTILSERQSQVVEAVEVNFPTAFHGFCLRYVSENFRDEFKNPKLLNIFWSAVYALTAAEFDSKVNDMVQVQDVMPWFQRFPPNLWAVSYFEGIRYGHFNLGITEILYNWAMECHEFPIVQTVEHIKHQLTCWFVERQNLALSYNSILVPSAEKLISEAIADSGCYQVLRANKVEFEIVSSERTNIVDTQARCCSCRRWQIYGIPCAHAVAALLSCGEDPRLYAHECFSIMKYRETYSQPIYSIPDRSQWNLPFSFAQGAGSKAYAVLRPPKIRRPPGRPKMKILKIESLKRPKRIVQCGRCHLLGHSQKKCSLRN; encoded by the coding sequence ATGGAAGACGATCAGATTTTAGTTGAACCAGACCTGGCGGCGGAGCTAGAGCAGAGTCTTGTAGATCCCACGCATGAGTTAGAGCAGAATCTTGTAGAGCAAGGCCTTGTCATCGGGCAAGAGTTTGTCGATGTCCACGCGTGCCGGAGGGCCGTCAAGGACATGGCCATTGCTATGCATTTCGAGCTCCGTGTCGTGAAATCTGACCGGAGCCGGTTCATCGCCAAGTGCGCGAGGGAAGGCTGCCCGTGGCGTGTGCATGTGGCAAAGTGCCATGGTGTCCCAACTTTCACTGTACGCACATTGCACGGGGAGCACACGTGCGACGGTGTGCGTGACTTGCATCATCACCAGGCTACCGTTGGTTGGGTTGCTAGGTCCGTTGAGGCAACGCTAAGAGATAACCCACAGTATAAGCCAAAAGAGATATTGCAGGATATCCGAGAGCAGCATGGAGTAGCAGTTTCTTATATGCAGGCATGGCGTGGGAAGGAGAGAAGCATGGCTGCTGTTCATGGCACCCTTGAGGATGGATATCGCTTTCTTCCTGCCTACTGTGAGCAGATTGTACAGACAAATCCTGGCAGTGTTGCAATATACAAAGGGACTGGACCAGATAATAGCTTCCAGCGGCTGTTCGTGTCGTTCCATGCATCTATTCATGGTTTCTTAAATGCATGTAGACCCCTTTTGGAAATTGACAAGGCAGACCTCAAGGGAAAGTATCTTGGGACATTGCTATGTGCGTCAGCTGTTGATGCTGAAAACATGATGTTCCCGCTAGCATTTGGTATTGTTGACGCTGAAAGTGATGAAAACTGGATGTGGTTTTTTTCAGAACTGAGGAAGATGCTTGGAGTTAACACGGATAAGATGCCTGTCTTGACGATACTATCTGAAAGGCAATCACAAGTGGTTGAAGCTGTTGAAGTAAACTTCCCCACTGCTTTTCATGGATTTTGCTTGAGATATGTGAGTGAGAATTTCCGTGACGAGTTCAAAAATCCTAAACTTCTGAACATTTTCTGGAGTGCTGTTTATGCTCTAACAGCAGCAGAATTTGATTCAAAGGTAAATGATATGGTCCAAGTTCAAGATGTCATGCCATGGTTCCAACGTTTCCCACCAAATCTCTGGGCAGTTTCTTACTTTGAGGGTATCCGATATGGCCATTTTAATCTTGGGATAACTGAGATATTATATAACTGGGCCATGGAGTGTCATGAGTTTCCTATAGTGCAAACTGTGGAGCATATCAAACACCAACTGACCTGCTGGTTTGTTGAACGGCAAAACTTGGCGCTATCATACAACTCAATTCTTGTTCCATCAGCCGAGAAACTTATTTCTGAAGCTATCGCTGATTCAGGATGCTATCAAGTCCTTCGAGCAAACAAGGTGGAGTTTGAAATAGTCTCATCTGAGCGAACAAACATTGTGGATACGCAAGCCAGGTGCTGCTCTTGTCGTCGGTGGCAAATATATGGCATTCCATGTGCACATGCTGTTGCTGCACTACTTTCCTGTGGTGAAGATCCTCGCTTGTATGCACATGAATGCTTCAGCATAATGAAGTATCGGGAAACTTACTCCCAGCCAATCTATTCAATTCCAGATAGAAGCCAATGGAACCTCCCGTTTTCTTTTGCACAAGGTGCAGGAAGCAAAGCATATGCGGTTCTTCGCCCGCCCAAGATCCGGAGGCCTCCTGGTCGTCCCAAAATGAAGATTCTTAAGATAGAAAGCTTGAAACGGCCAAAACGAATCGTTCAATGTGGCCGATGTCATCTTCTTGGACATTCTCAAAAGAAGTGTTCGTTACGAAACTGA
- the LOC127765650 gene encoding uncharacterized protein LOC127765650 has translation MATPTAQTAALLAAAAALFLLASAALPVVRSDAGGDGDVTAYDELRHRGFPRGLLPANVRGYTLDSGSGDFAVDLASSCRIVLPAGSYLASFSDRLTGRLDDRRISGLSGIRVRAFFRWWSITGIRADGDELVFEVGSVSAKFPARHFNASLECPAKADS, from the coding sequence ATGGCGACACCCACTGCCCAaaccgccgcgctcctcgccgccgccgccgcgctcttccTCCTCGCGTCGGCGGCCCTCCCGGTCGTCCgctccgacgccggcggcgacggcgacgtcacCGCGTACGACGAGCTCCGGCACCGCGGGTTCCCGCGGGGCTTGCTGCCGGCGAACGTGCGCGGGTACACGCTGGACTCCGGGTCGGGGGACTTCGCCGTGGACCTCGCCTCCAGCTGCCGGATCGTGCTCCCCGCGGGGAGCTACCTCGCCTCCTTCAGCGACCGCCTCACGGGCCGGCTCGACGACCGCCGCATCTCCGGCCTCAGCGGCATCCGCGTCAGGGCCTTCTTCCGGTGGTGGTCCATCACCGGGATccgcgccgacggcgacgagctcgtcTTCGAGGTCGGCTCCGTCTCCGCCAAGTTCCCCGCCCGCCACTTCAACGCCAGCCTCGAGTGCCCCGCCAAAGCCGACTCTTAG